GATGGGTCTCGCGGGGCAGTGGCGCGGCAGCCGTCCGGCCGTCTTTAATAACTCTATTTTTTTTTGCAAGTTTTCGATCGGCACCCGTCTAACCAATAGAGGGCAAGAAAAACAGCCGGTAAGGCAACGGCGGAAAAGCCCGAAAAGCTTTGAACGAGAATTGGCTGGGTGGCGGATGGGGATCCTCCTGCCCAGCCAACTATTTTTTTGGGGGTAGCGTTCCGGCCGGAACGCAAATGATTTTGCGAGATTCTCGTGCAGACAACGCCTACCGATTCAAGAATCCGTTGAGTACTTGCCTGATGGTATCGGCCGAATACACCATTCCCAGGCCAATCCGGGAATAAGAGTTCAGCGAGGCGTCGAAGATAGGTATTGAGCCGCTAACGATTCCCAGAATGTAGGTTCGCTGTTTCTCCGCCTGATTGCAGTTGGTGCTTTCGGGAGTGGACACCACCAGGCTACCGCTGGAACCGGGATAAATGTTGGCGTCCAGCAGAAAGCCGTCCATGTGCTCGGGGAAATGCATTGTCCGTCGGAGTTCCTCGTTGAAGTTGAAGCCTTCCAGCGGATCGGTGGAGATCACTCCCACTCGCAAGACCGGAGAGACATTCCTGGGATCGAAGATTGCCGCCGGGTATCCCAGGATGTAAACCTGGCTCCCCACACCGACACCCTGCGCAGCCATGCTGGAAGTCGGGAGCAGCATGGAAGTACTCAAGTAGCGGCCGGTCTTTACTGCTTCGGTGAGCAGGGTGAACTTAGCCCCAAGGGCGGAGCTGCCGATATTGACGGCAGCGACATCGGTGGTCGGATCACGATGCAGGCTGACTGCCGGCAAATACTTTCCGTCGTCGCCGACCACGGGAACTGAAATCTCTTCAATTTTTGCCGATCCGTCCTGTTCCTGGATGACAACCCTGAGCTGGATGTTCTTCTTTGCGCCTTCGGGAGGTAGCACGTGCCGATTGGTGATCAGATAAACG
The window above is part of the Terriglobales bacterium genome. Proteins encoded here:
- a CDS encoding serine protease produces the protein MGRKWFRVAVLVLCAAAVTRTNAKCEVLDKIFLNSTVLISYPVTTPPSGKAGNTTGDKNRKVLGVMNGTGFLLFSDVGVTKTHVYLITNRHVLPPEGAKKNIQLRVVIQEQDGSAKIEEISVPVVGDDGKYLPAVSLHRDPTTDVAAVNIGSSALGAKFTLLTEAVKTGRYLSTSMLLPTSSMAAQGVGVGSQVYILGYPAAIFDPRNVSPVLRVGVISTDPLEGFNFNEELRRTMHFPEHMDGFLLDANIYPGSSGSLVVSTPESTNCNQAEKQRTYILGIVSGSIPIFDASLNSYSRIGLGMVYSADTIRQVLNGFLNR